One stretch of Euphorbia lathyris chromosome 7, ddEupLath1.1, whole genome shotgun sequence DNA includes these proteins:
- the LOC136235755 gene encoding uncharacterized protein isoform X8, with translation MGLLEAETVLSILGGSTSQSEIGCTVHFKFWKRLDQLLISCSSLLLKIHPVLHVSLLKKAITSDVVEGSLPQELELDLQDQFVPQSIQATCSITGHAHRRPNEQNLFGIVQGGLDPVLRDICVRGLMDRNLPGYAIGGLAGGEDKDSFWRVVAQCTAALPEDKPRYVMGVGYPLDIVVCSALGADMYDCVYPTRTARFGTALVPEGVLKLKHNAMANDTCPIDPTCGCMVCKNYTRAYIHCLVTKDAMGSQLLSYHNLYYMMKLSRDLHSSIVEERFPEFVCDFLQKMFPKGDVPEWVCNAMEVAGIDISSCCSPFHQVRQVAGMDLLKAGLIDQD, from the exons ATGGGTTTACTTGAAGCTGAAACCGTATTGTCAATTCTCGGTGGCTCAACGTCTCAATCAGAAATTGGCTGCACGGTCCATTTCAAATTTTGGAAAAGATTGGACCAGTTGCTTATAAGTTGCAGCAGCCTCCTTCTAAAAATACATCCTGTACTTCATGTTTCTTTATTGAAGAAGGCTATCACTTCTGATGTGGTTGAGGGTTCTTTGCCTCAGGAATTGGAATTGGATCTCCAAGATCAGTTTGTGCCTCAGTCGATTCAGGCTACTTGCTCTATCACTGGCCATG CACATAGGAGACCAAACGAGCAAAATTTATTTGGAATTGTTCAAGGTGGTTTGGATCCTGTGTTAAG AGACATATGTGTAAGAGGCTTGATGGACCGAAATTTACCTGG CTATGCTATTGGTGGTCTTGCAGGCGGCGAAGACAAAGATTCATTTTGGCGTGTTGTTGCTCAGTGCACTGCTGCATTGCCTGAAGATAAACCACGATATGTTATG GGTGTTGGTTATCCACTGGATATTGTTGTATGCAGTGCTTTAGGTGCTGATATGTATGATTGTGTATATCCTACCCGTACTGCTCGTTTTGGCACAGCTCTTGTACCAGAG GGAGTACTGAAGCTGAAGCACAATGCAATGGCGAATGATACATGCCCCATTGATCCTACATGTGGTTGCATG GTCTGCAAGAACTATACAAGGGCTTATATTCATTGTCTTGTTACGAAAGATGCTATGGGATCACAACTTCTTTCATATCATAATTTGTATTACATGATGAAG CTTAGCAGAGATCTGCACTCATCAATCGTTGAGGAAAGATTTCCAGA ATTCGTCTGTGATTTCCTCCAGAAAATG TTTCCGAAAGGTGATGTTCCAGAATGGGTGTGCAATGCGATGGAGGTTGCTGGAATTGATATATCATCTTGCTGTTCTCCATTCCATCAAGTTAGGCAAGTGGCTGGAATGGATCTCTTAAAAGCGGGCCTTATTGATCAGGATTAA